A portion of the Kosmotoga arenicorallina S304 genome contains these proteins:
- a CDS encoding TrpB-like pyridoxal phosphate-dependent enzyme, whose protein sequence is MKERIIVTMPKKEMIKEWYNVKADLPFALDPPLNPQTKEVITPEALSAIFCPSIIEQEVTTERYVKIPEDVLDEYVVFRPTPLIRASFLEEYLETPARIYYKYEGVSPTGSHKTNTALAQAYFNARDGIKQLVTETGAGQWGSALSYAGTKFGLKVKVFMVRISYNQKPMRKYMMQLFDGSVQESPSQSTKCGQEYLKEDPKHPGSLGIAISEAIETVLNEGNSRYSLGSVLDHVLLHQTVIGQELKKQLSMIGEIPTILIGCHGGGSNFGGTILPFIPEKLDGQEIRFIACEPESCPTLTKGEYRYDFGDSSGFTPLLMMYTLGKDFVPPKIHAGGLRYHGSAPIIAKLLKEGLIEADSFSQEETFKAAKVFSKVEGIIPAPESAHAIAGAIREAIKAKSEGRREVIVFNLSGHGLLDLSAYA, encoded by the coding sequence ATGAAGGAGAGAATTATTGTTACTATGCCAAAGAAAGAAATGATAAAGGAGTGGTATAACGTAAAGGCAGACCTTCCATTTGCGCTTGATCCGCCCTTAAATCCACAAACAAAAGAGGTTATAACTCCAGAGGCACTTTCGGCAATTTTTTGCCCTTCGATTATTGAGCAGGAAGTTACAACAGAGAGATACGTCAAAATTCCCGAAGATGTGCTCGACGAATACGTTGTTTTCAGGCCCACTCCGCTTATCAGGGCAAGTTTTCTGGAAGAGTATCTTGAAACACCAGCCAGAATTTACTACAAATATGAAGGAGTCTCACCTACAGGCAGCCATAAAACCAACACAGCGCTGGCACAAGCCTATTTCAACGCTAGAGATGGAATAAAGCAACTTGTAACGGAAACAGGTGCAGGACAATGGGGTAGTGCGTTATCCTATGCGGGAACAAAGTTTGGCTTAAAGGTAAAGGTATTTATGGTGAGAATTAGCTATAACCAAAAACCTATGCGTAAATATATGATGCAGCTCTTTGACGGGAGCGTTCAGGAAAGCCCAAGCCAGAGCACAAAATGCGGGCAGGAATATTTAAAGGAAGACCCAAAACATCCCGGATCTCTGGGAATTGCTATTAGTGAAGCCATTGAAACTGTATTGAATGAAGGGAATTCCAGATATTCTCTGGGCAGTGTTCTGGACCATGTGTTGCTTCACCAGACTGTAATTGGCCAGGAATTGAAGAAGCAGCTTTCAATGATCGGGGAAATTCCTACCATCTTAATAGGCTGCCACGGTGGAGGTTCTAATTTTGGTGGGACAATATTGCCTTTTATCCCTGAGAAGCTTGATGGTCAGGAAATAAGATTTATTGCCTGTGAACCTGAATCATGCCCAACACTAACTAAAGGCGAATACAGATATGACTTTGGTGACTCTTCCGGTTTTACGCCGCTACTTATGATGTACACCCTTGGAAAGGATTTCGTACCTCCCAAGATCCATGCCGGAGGGCTGCGTTATCACGGTTCGGCGCCTATAATCGCAAAATTACTCAAAGAAGGGCTTATTGAAGCAGATAGTTTTTCACAGGAAGAGACCTTTAAGGCTGCAAAGGTTTTTTCAAAAGTGGAAGGCATAATACCAGCACCTGAGTCAGCCCACGCTATTGCAGGTGCAATTCGCGAGGCAATAAAGGCCAAATCAGAAGGAAGAAGAGAAGTGATTGTATTCAACCTCAGTGGCCATGGTTTGCTTGACCTTTCGGCATATGCGTAA